One Synergistaceae bacterium genomic window, TCAACGAGACTAATAAAAATTTCGCGGTCTGAGTCAGTCAACAGCAATTTATAACGCTCGTAACCGTCAACATATTCATTTTTCAGAAATGTATTGTCAATACGACGTGTATTAATATTATTATCCTGCGTTTTTTCGGCATAATCGCGAAGGGCAGTCAGCAATAATAAAATTGTAGTGATTCGCTGTTGTCCGTCGATAATTAAAAATTTTTCAACGCCCGTTGCCGATGCATGTTCAACAACATTTACAATAGAGCCGATGAAATGAGCTTTTCTCCCGTTTTTCTGCATTGAGACAATATCATTATATAACTGCCTGCACTGCTCAATATCCCAGCTGTAAAATCTCTGATAAATCGGGATTATAAATTGCTTCTCACCGTTTAACATCGTATTTATATTACTTTTTTGCGCGTACATGTTATATTTCTCCCTGTCATAATAATAATAAAGCAAAGTCAAAGGCTTAAAACCTTTTTTTTGCACCGGTGCGGGGCGATAGCTACTCTCGTTGGTCGCAGCAAAAAATTTTTATCATTTCTCCATAACTGCGACGCTTTCAACGTGTGCCGTCTGAGGAAACATGTCAAACGCTTTTATACTCACGAGCCTATAATCATGAGACGCTAAAATCTTGCAGTCCCTCGCCAAAGTCGCCGGGTTGCACGAGACATAAATAATTTTTCTGACTCCGAAATCATTTATAGCCTCAATCACGCGTCTTTCGCAGCCATCACGGGGAGGATCTAACACTACTGAATCATAAGAGTCACGTAATTCACTTATAATTTCTTCTGCACGCCCGCAAAGTGCTTGAACATTATCGAAATTATTAGCATGCAAATTTTTTACGGCCATTTTCACAGCTCCGCGCCATTCTTCGACAGTTGTTAAATTCTTCGCGTTCTCTGCAAGATAGCAGGTTAATGATCCTGTGCCGCTGTAGAGTTCGAGCAAATTTTTTGAATCTCCTGCAAGTGAGCTCACATAACTAAATAATTTCTCTGCCTGGCCGGTGTTGACCTGAAAGAATGACGCTGTGTCAAAGAATAATTTATATTTTCCGAGAGTCTCGCAAATTAAGCCCGACCCCGTCAAATTTTCCGTGTAAGTCCCTAATATGACATTGCCCGGTTTTGAATTATGATTCATTGTCAAAGTGTCCGGCCTCGCTTGATTGCCCAGTGATACAAGAGCTTTCACGCTTTTTGCTGACAATTTGCCGTTGATTACGAACGATAAAAGACTCTCGCCCGTGTTAATTCCTGTACGTGCTATTATGTGCCGCAATTTTCCGGAGCCGTTAAGCTCATTATAACCGTCAAAAGGATATTTTGTCGTGTCAAGCGAGTCTAAAATTTTGCCGTAGATTTCATTCAAACGCTTTGCATTCACGGGACATTGACGAATCAATTCAAGCCTGTGAGTCCCTGCCCTGTAGAAGCCCGTTATAATTTTTCCGCGCAAATCCTGAACTGGGAAAGCTGCTTTATTGCGATAATTCCATGACGACGGCGACTCTTCACATGTTAAATCAGCAAAATTTTTCGAGTCAAAACCTCCGATTCTTGTCATTGCATCGCGCACTAATCCGGCCTTGAGCATTAATTGCAGGCTGTAATCTGCGTGTTGTAATTGGCACCCTCCGCACCTGCCGTAATATTTGCATTTGGGAATTATCCTATTTTGACTCGCTTCTATAATCGAAAGTGTATCGGCGACGCTGAAATCTTTTTTTCTCGCTACAATCTCAGCATTGACAATTTCACCTGGTAAAGCTCCATGAACAAATATAACGCCTCTGTCAGTTCGTGCGATTCCGGCTCCTTCGCTTGACAGTGCAGAAATTTCGAGCGTGAGAGATTCTTTATCTCTATTGTTAGACCATTTTTTCAGGATTGACGACCTCCTTAAATTTTTCAGGACTCAATAAATCAAGCTCTGTACATGCTTCCTTGAGTGAAATATTTTTACTATGAGCTAATTTTGCGACTTTTGCGGCGTTCTCGTAGCCTATTACGGGATTTAGTGATGTAACAAGCATGAGGGATTTGTCAAGATTTTCACGCATTTTGTCTCGGTTGGCCTTGATTCCTGACGCGCAATTTTTGTTGAATGAATTTATTGACTCGCTTAATATTCTCACTGACTGCAAAAAATTATAAGCGCATACCGGCATAAATACATTTAATTCAAAATTTCCCTGACTCGCCGCAAATCCTATTGTTGAATCATTGCCCATTATTTGAGCAGCTATCATTGTAACCTGTTCGCACTGAGTCGGATTAACTTTTCCGGGCATTATTGAGCTTCCCGGCTCATTTTCGGGGATAAAAATTTCTCCATAACCGCAGCGGGGCCCCGACGCAAGAAATCTCACATCATTAGCTATTTTCATCATGTCGGCGGCAAGTGATTTTACTGCACCATGAGCAAAAACTATTTCACTTTTCGACGTGAGAGCATGAAATTTATTTTGTGCAGGAGTGAATCTAATTCCCGTTAAACTTGTAAGAGCGCGCGTTACTTCGACATCAAAATTTTTCGGAGCATTTAAGCCAGTCCCGACAGCTGTTCCGCCGATTGCAAGACGAGACAAAAATTTTTGCGATTCATTCAAGTATTCTAACGCACATTCTAAACTGTTACGCCAGCCCGAAATCTCCTGCGAAAATCTTATCGGTGCAGCGTCCTGCAAGTGAGTCCGGCCCGTCTTGATTATGTCAATATTTTCTGACTCTAAACGCTTGAAAGTTGCGATTAATTCATTTACGGCAGGAATTAATTTTTTCTCGACCGACAAGACTCCGGCGATATACATAGCTGCTGGAAAAGTATCATTTGAGGACTGCGACATATTTACGTCATCATTAGGGTGTAATAATTTTTTCGCGCTTAATTCGTTGCCCCGATTAGCAATTACTTCATTTACATTCATGTTTGACTGAGTGCCTGAACCTGTCTGCCATACAACTAAAGGAAAATGAGAGTCCAATTTGCCGGCAATAATTTCATCAGTTACGAGCGAAATAAACTGCAATTTTTCAGGAGTCATTTTTTCCGGCAGTAAAATATTATTCGCGATCGCACAAGCCTTCTTTAAGTACGCAAACGCATTTATTATTTCACTGGGCATTGTTTCAAGTCCTACACCTATTTGGAAATTCTGACGGCTTCTTTCTGTCTGTGCTCCCCAGTATTTATCGGCGGGGACTCTGATTTCTCCCATTGTGTCATGTTCTGTTCTGTATTGCATTTAAGATTTGTGCGCTCCTTCCCACTCAAAATTTTCACCGAGATAGAATTTTCGCGCGAGTTCATTTCCGGCGACTTCTTCAGGAGATCCCGCTAAAAATATTGTCCCGTCGTGAATTAA contains:
- the rlmD gene encoding 23S rRNA (uracil(1939)-C(5))-methyltransferase RlmD: MKNLRRSSILKKWSNNRDKESLTLEISALSSEGAGIARTDRGVIFVHGALPGEIVNAEIVARKKDFSVADTLSIIEASQNRIIPKCKYYGRCGGCQLQHADYSLQLMLKAGLVRDAMTRIGGFDSKNFADLTCEESPSSWNYRNKAAFPVQDLRGKIITGFYRAGTHRLELIRQCPVNAKRLNEIYGKILDSLDTTKYPFDGYNELNGSGKLRHIIARTGINTGESLLSFVINGKLSAKSVKALVSLGNQARPDTLTMNHNSKPGNVILGTYTENLTGSGLICETLGKYKLFFDTASFFQVNTGQAEKLFSYVSSLAGDSKNLLELYSGTGSLTCYLAENAKNLTTVEEWRGAVKMAVKNLHANNFDNVQALCGRAEEIISELRDSYDSVVLDPPRDGCERRVIEAINDFGVRKIIYVSCNPATLARDCKILASHDYRLVSIKAFDMFPQTAHVESVAVMEK
- the fumC gene encoding class II fumarate hydratase gives rise to the protein MQYRTEHDTMGEIRVPADKYWGAQTERSRQNFQIGVGLETMPSEIINAFAYLKKACAIANNILLPEKMTPEKLQFISLVTDEIIAGKLDSHFPLVVWQTGSGTQSNMNVNEVIANRGNELSAKKLLHPNDDVNMSQSSNDTFPAAMYIAGVLSVEKKLIPAVNELIATFKRLESENIDIIKTGRTHLQDAAPIRFSQEISGWRNSLECALEYLNESQKFLSRLAIGGTAVGTGLNAPKNFDVEVTRALTSLTGIRFTPAQNKFHALTSKSEIVFAHGAVKSLAADMMKIANDVRFLASGPRCGYGEIFIPENEPGSSIMPGKVNPTQCEQVTMIAAQIMGNDSTIGFAASQGNFELNVFMPVCAYNFLQSVRILSESINSFNKNCASGIKANRDKMRENLDKSLMLVTSLNPVIGYENAAKVAKLAHSKNISLKEACTELDLLSPEKFKEVVNPEKMV